The following are from one region of the bacterium genome:
- the secD gene encoding protein translocase subunit SecD, protein MLKHRIWAVIILLAAVGLGFFVFSSEKNKTDFAFEYGLDLTGGTHLVYKAQTQEIPSGERDEAMRSLRDVIERRVNLFGVSEPIVQVEKSILQDDDRLIVELPGVTDVEEAVKRIGQTPVLEFRLGLDISDFTEEEISALTGEDFWQYTGLTGRLVKRAQVSFEGGATGVAEPAVLLTFNDEGAELFASITRDNTGQVLGIFLDGILISDPVIREEIPTGTAVISGNFNAQDARELVRDLNFGALPVPVELISTESIGPTLGKEALQKGLKAGAAGLFLVVVFMLLWYRLPGLVAVLSLSVYLVLMLAVFKLVPVVLTAAGVAGFIISIGMAVDANILIFERLKEEIREGKTGAEAVHSAFKRAWLAIRDGNLTSILTAIVLFYAGTFLTQSFALTFGMGVLLSMLTAVTITRTFLLAIVRKSYSGN, encoded by the coding sequence ATGCTTAAGCACAGAATATGGGCCGTCATAATTTTACTTGCCGCTGTCGGTTTGGGTTTTTTTGTTTTCTCGTCCGAGAAAAACAAAACCGATTTCGCTTTTGAATACGGTCTGGACCTTACCGGCGGTACCCATCTTGTTTATAAAGCTCAAACTCAAGAAATTCCTTCCGGTGAACGAGATGAGGCGATGCGCTCCCTTCGCGATGTTATTGAAAGGCGTGTCAATCTTTTTGGCGTTTCAGAGCCAATTGTCCAGGTTGAAAAGAGCATTCTCCAAGACGATGACCGTCTGATAGTGGAGTTGCCGGGAGTCACAGACGTTGAAGAGGCCGTAAAAAGGATAGGCCAAACGCCGGTTTTGGAATTCCGACTCGGTCTTGATATTTCGGATTTCACCGAAGAAGAAATATCCGCTTTAACTGGCGAAGATTTCTGGCAGTACACGGGTCTTACCGGCCGTCTTGTAAAGAGAGCTCAAGTTTCTTTTGAGGGTGGAGCCACGGGAGTGGCCGAGCCCGCTGTGCTTTTGACCTTCAATGATGAAGGTGCGGAGCTTTTCGCGAGCATTACCAGAGACAATACCGGCCAGGTTTTAGGCATATTTCTTGATGGGATACTGATATCGGATCCGGTAATACGGGAAGAGATTCCTACCGGTACTGCCGTTATCTCCGGCAATTTCAACGCCCAAGATGCCCGTGAGCTTGTTCGAGACCTGAATTTCGGCGCCTTGCCTGTTCCTGTTGAACTCATCTCCACAGAGTCCATCGGCCCCACTCTCGGTAAAGAGGCCTTACAAAAAGGGCTTAAGGCCGGAGCCGCGGGGCTCTTCCTTGTGGTCGTGTTCATGCTTCTCTGGTACCGTTTGCCCGGTTTAGTCGCTGTTTTGTCTTTATCTGTTTATCTGGTGTTGATGCTCGCGGTATTCAAGCTCGTGCCGGTTGTTCTTACGGCAGCCGGAGTCGCGGGATTCATAATTTCAATAGGAATGGCGGTGGACGCCAACATTCTGATTTTTGAACGTCTGAAAGAAGAAATACGCGAAGGCAAGACCGGAGCCGAAGCGGTGCATAGCGCTTTTAAACGCGCGTGGCTCGCTATTCGTGATGGGAATCTGACCAGCATTCTTACCGCCATCGTGCTTTTTTACGCAGGCACTTTTCTTACACAAAGCTTTGCCTTAACATTTGGCATGGGTGTTTTGCTTAGCATGCTGACGGCGGTAACCATAACGAGGACATTTCTTTTGGCAATAGTTCGCAAATCTTATTCGGGTAATTAG
- a CDS encoding glycosyltransferase family 4 protein, which translates to MEPVLKKKVLFVITKSNWGGAQRYVYDLATSLPKEKYENVVVLGGTGAMGSAPGELARKLSLKKVRTVFVKTFTREIFFLGEFKSLWELVKILRKERPDIIHLNSPKAAFLGSLASFLTNFVSHIPFLNTDSQTASSARVVFTVHGWPFKEKRGIFFRAVSFFGSWLSVFFSDRVIAVSKDDENLSPCFLTSKDKITLIRNGVRPQKFKKMSESREEMSDDKHGKETFMIGTLGELHKNKGLFFAIKAFADILKDKELYGLPYKHFVLVVVGEGEERQNLESQVLKYEIQDSVKFKGHMEEASVFLKGLDLFLFPSLKEGLPYAVLEAGAAGLPVVASSVGGIPEIITDMESGILVRPESAEELRSAIKFLILRKNHRKQFGAKLKEKIMSDFSFEEMLIKTVNVYDA; encoded by the coding sequence ATGGAACCGGTGCTGAAAAAGAAAGTGCTTTTTGTGATAACCAAAAGCAACTGGGGAGGAGCTCAAAGATACGTTTATGACTTGGCGACTTCCCTGCCAAAGGAAAAATACGAAAACGTGGTAGTGCTTGGCGGGACGGGTGCCATGGGAAGCGCACCCGGAGAGCTTGCGAGAAAACTTTCCCTAAAAAAAGTCAGGACTGTTTTTGTCAAAACTTTTACGCGGGAAATTTTTTTTCTGGGAGAATTTAAATCACTCTGGGAACTTGTAAAAATCCTAAGAAAAGAAAGGCCTGACATTATACATTTAAACAGTCCCAAGGCGGCATTCCTCGGCTCTTTAGCATCTTTTTTAACAAATTTTGTTTCCCATATTCCATTTTTGAACACGGACAGCCAAACGGCGAGTTCCGCGCGAGTCGTATTCACTGTTCACGGCTGGCCATTTAAAGAAAAACGGGGCATCTTTTTTCGCGCCGTATCGTTTTTTGGATCTTGGCTTTCAGTGTTTTTCTCCGACCGAGTTATTGCCGTTTCCAAGGATGACGAGAACCTTTCCCCTTGCTTCTTAACATCCAAAGACAAAATCACCCTCATAAGAAACGGCGTCAGACCTCAAAAATTCAAAAAAATGTCCGAATCCAGAGAAGAAATGTCGGATGACAAACACGGCAAAGAAACATTCATGATAGGAACTCTTGGAGAACTTCATAAAAACAAAGGCCTGTTTTTTGCGATAAAGGCCTTTGCCGACATTTTAAAAGACAAAGAACTGTATGGATTGCCTTATAAACATTTTGTCTTGGTCGTGGTAGGCGAAGGAGAAGAAAGACAGAATCTGGAAAGTCAGGTTTTAAAGTACGAAATTCAAGACAGCGTCAAATTCAAGGGTCATATGGAAGAGGCGTCTGTCTTCTTGAAAGGACTTGATTTGTTCTTGTTCCCTTCCCTAAAAGAAGGTCTGCCTTACGCCGTTTTGGAAGCGGGAGCCGCCGGTCTGCCGGTAGTGGCTTCAAGTGTCGGCGGAATACCGGAAATAATCACTGACATGGAATCTGGAATTTTAGTAAGGCCGGAATCGGCCGAAGAGTTAAGGAGCGCCATTAAATTCCTGATACTTCGTAAAAACCACAGAAAACAGTTTGGCGCCAAACTCAAAGAAAAAATAATGTCCGACTTTTCATTTGAAGAAATGCTAATAAAAACAGTCAACGTGTACGACGCGTAA
- a CDS encoding sugar transferase, translated as MSVNNRKEAIVLLLGDIILLYFGLWLTLFARHGRLPDSELLLAHIVPFSFIFLAWLTVFFVAGLYGSHTLIFKRRLPGLLFKSQIVNSITTVVFFYVIPYFGITPKTILFIYLVISFGLVLFWRLYGFSAVINPAKENAIIIGRGEELKEIFYEVNYNPRYSMKFISSIDTDALEMIDFQSEIVERVYSENVTLFALDLHNEKIKPFVPHLYNLIFSGVHFVDMHKMYEDIWGRVPLSLVKYNWFLENISSTPKSLFDVFKRSMDILVSIPLLFVPAVCFPFVFVAMKLEDGGGVWSVQERVGKNNLKIKILKFRTMTVSNDFGQWGKVQNKVTRVGNFLRRTRLDEFPQLWNVLKGDISLIGPRPEFAEAVKHYTDEIPYYNVRHLIKPGLSGWAQLYHENHPHHKADVSETKVKLSYDLYYIKNRSFWLDFRIALQTVRTLLSRSGM; from the coding sequence ATGTCAGTGAACAACCGCAAAGAAGCCATAGTATTGCTTTTGGGCGACATAATACTTTTGTATTTCGGTCTCTGGCTCACTTTGTTCGCGCGCCATGGCCGATTGCCGGATAGCGAGCTTCTTTTGGCTCACATAGTTCCTTTTTCTTTCATTTTTCTTGCGTGGCTTACTGTCTTTTTTGTAGCCGGTCTTTACGGAAGCCACACTCTTATTTTCAAAAGACGTCTGCCCGGTCTTCTGTTCAAATCTCAAATAGTAAACAGTATTACGACTGTTGTTTTTTTCTACGTTATTCCATACTTCGGCATCACTCCGAAAACCATACTTTTCATTTATCTTGTGATTTCTTTCGGTCTGGTTTTGTTTTGGCGTCTTTACGGTTTCTCCGCTGTCATAAACCCCGCGAAAGAAAACGCAATAATAATCGGCCGTGGAGAAGAACTGAAGGAAATTTTCTACGAAGTCAATTATAATCCCAGATACAGCATGAAGTTTATTTCCTCAATAGACACCGACGCGTTGGAGATGATTGACTTTCAGTCCGAAATAGTTGAAAGGGTTTATTCTGAAAATGTCACTCTTTTTGCCTTGGATTTGCATAATGAAAAGATAAAACCGTTTGTCCCGCATCTTTACAACCTTATCTTTTCCGGCGTCCACTTTGTGGATATGCATAAAATGTATGAAGATATTTGGGGAAGAGTGCCACTGTCGCTTGTTAAATACAACTGGTTTTTGGAAAATATCTCCAGCACGCCCAAGTCATTATTTGACGTGTTTAAAAGAAGTATGGATATATTGGTCTCAATACCTCTTCTTTTTGTGCCGGCGGTTTGTTTCCCTTTTGTTTTTGTGGCTATGAAATTGGAAGACGGCGGTGGCGTCTGGAGCGTGCAGGAGAGAGTAGGCAAGAATAACCTGAAAATAAAGATACTGAAGTTTCGCACAATGACTGTTTCAAACGATTTCGGCCAGTGGGGCAAAGTTCAAAATAAAGTAACTCGGGTCGGAAATTTTCTAAGAAGGACAAGGTTGGACGAGTTTCCGCAGTTGTGGAACGTGCTTAAGGGAGACATTTCGCTCATAGGTCCTCGGCCGGAATTTGCCGAAGCGGTAAAACATTATACGGACGAGATACCCTATTACAACGTTAGGCATCTTATAAAACCGGGTCTTTCCGGATGGGCACAGCTTTATCACGAAAATCATCCTCACCACAAAGCGGACGTTTCCGAAACAAAAGTCAAACTTTCTTACGATTTGTATTACATCAAGAATCGTTCGTTTTGGTTGGATTTTAGGATAGCCCTGCAGACGGTGCGGACATTGTTGTCGCGGTCGGGAATGTAA
- the rodA gene encoding rod shape-determining protein RodA, with product MFANIISSFGALWKRQNIDWVLAGSVLPLVVSGLVTMNSFTGESFFFERQLVWASLGFFVMFVLSFVDWRFLRRTDVLVTLFSATCVVLFLLFFLGKTVKGAQSWFDFGFFSFQPSDPAKIMVILILAKYFSRRHIEIAHIRHILVSGFYAFTLFLLVFLQPDFGSAIIIFMIWFGMVLVSGLSKKHVFAVFAVAVVTFSALWFYVFEPYQKLRIMNFIHPLADVRGSGYNAHQSTIAVGSGEVLGKGLGYGTQSRLKFLPEYETDFIFAAFAEEWGFVGVTILFAFFAMVIYRILMNAVYGATNFETLYALGLAILFMSHFVIHIGMNIGVLPVTGTTVPFLSYGGSHLLTEFLGLGILMGMRRYNRATHREMVKNEIVGI from the coding sequence ATGTTCGCAAACATCATAAGCTCTTTCGGCGCGCTTTGGAAGAGACAAAACATTGATTGGGTATTGGCAGGGTCTGTATTACCACTCGTGGTTTCCGGCCTTGTAACAATGAACTCTTTTACCGGAGAGTCGTTTTTCTTTGAACGTCAGCTTGTGTGGGCTTCTCTCGGTTTTTTTGTCATGTTTGTTTTGAGTTTTGTGGATTGGCGGTTTCTGCGGAGAACAGATGTTTTAGTTACCCTGTTTTCAGCGACTTGCGTGGTGCTTTTTCTCTTGTTTTTTTTAGGTAAGACCGTTAAAGGCGCTCAAAGTTGGTTTGACTTCGGTTTTTTCTCTTTTCAGCCGTCTGATCCGGCAAAAATAATGGTAATACTTATTCTTGCCAAATATTTTTCCAGACGGCATATAGAAATAGCCCATATCAGGCATATTCTTGTTTCCGGTTTTTACGCTTTTACGCTCTTTCTTCTGGTTTTTCTTCAGCCGGACTTTGGTTCCGCGATCATCATTTTCATGATTTGGTTTGGAATGGTTTTGGTTTCCGGCTTGTCAAAAAAACATGTTTTTGCCGTTTTTGCCGTTGCTGTTGTGACTTTTTCCGCCTTGTGGTTTTACGTTTTTGAGCCGTATCAAAAATTGAGGATAATGAATTTTATCCATCCGCTTGCGGATGTTCGCGGTTCCGGATATAACGCGCATCAGTCAACAATAGCAGTAGGTTCCGGAGAGGTTTTAGGCAAGGGCTTGGGATATGGAACACAGTCGCGACTTAAATTTCTGCCTGAATATGAGACCGATTTTATATTCGCGGCCTTCGCGGAGGAGTGGGGTTTTGTCGGTGTTACAATACTTTTCGCTTTTTTTGCGATGGTGATTTACCGCATACTTATGAACGCGGTATATGGAGCCACTAATTTTGAAACTCTTTATGCTTTAGGTTTGGCCATTCTTTTTATGAGTCATTTTGTAATACACATCGGCATGAATATCGGTGTCTTGCCGGTTACCGGTACGACGGTGCCTTTTTTAAGCTACGGAGGCAGTCATCTGCTCACGGAGTTTTTGGGGCTTGGGATACTCATGGGAATGCGTCGTTACAACAGGGCGACGCACAGAGAGATGGTGAAAAATGAAATAGTTGGTATATGA